The following coding sequences lie in one Deltaproteobacteria bacterium genomic window:
- the larE gene encoding ATP-dependent sacrificial sulfur transferase LarE — MTQLSTKLKSLEAILSDMQSVLVAYSGGTDSTFLLKVASNVLGGRAIAVTASSATYTPQELEEAMKNTELIGAKHIIIHTNELDDPDFASNPPDRCYYCKKELFTKLFELAQQHSLNYVIDGSTCDDEKDFRPGTRAAVEFRVRSPLKDAGFTKEEIRTLSKNMNLPTWDKPPLPCLSTRFPYGTQITKEKVVRVGRAEEFLAGFGIRQLRVRDHNNIARIEVPRKDMTMFLDEEISKQIMEYFKALGYTYVTLDLQGYRMGSMNEPLKETKQIWTKKKSGNF; from the coding sequence ATGACGCAACTTTCAACAAAACTGAAATCGCTGGAAGCGATTCTGTCTGACATGCAAAGCGTGCTTGTCGCCTACTCCGGGGGCACGGATAGCACCTTCCTGCTCAAGGTTGCCTCAAACGTCCTTGGCGGTAGGGCGATAGCGGTTACGGCAAGTTCGGCGACGTATACACCCCAGGAACTTGAAGAGGCCATGAAAAATACAGAACTAATCGGTGCAAAGCACATTATTATTCATACAAATGAACTGGACGATCCGGATTTCGCATCCAATCCCCCGGACAGATGCTACTACTGCAAGAAGGAACTCTTCACAAAGCTTTTCGAATTGGCACAGCAGCACAGTTTGAACTATGTGATAGACGGTTCCACGTGCGATGATGAAAAGGATTTCCGCCCGGGGACAAGGGCTGCTGTTGAGTTCCGCGTGAGAAGCCCTTTGAAGGATGCCGGCTTCACAAAAGAGGAAATAAGAACGCTATCGAAGAATATGAATCTCCCCACGTGGGATAAGCCCCCCCTTCCCTGCCTCTCAACCAGGTTCCCGTACGGCACTCAAATCACCAAAGAAAAAGTTGTGCGGGTTGGTCGTGCGGAGGAATTCCTGGCAGGCTTTGGAATCCGGCAATTGAGAGTCAGAGACCATAATAATATAGCCAGAATAGAGGTGCCGCGTAAAGACATGACCATGTTCCTTGACGAGGAAATATCCAAACAGATCATGGAATATTTCAAGGCCCTGGGATATACTTACGTCACCCTGGATCTTCAGGGTTACCGGATGGGCAGCATGAACGAACCATTGAAAGAAACGAAACAGATATGGACAAAGAAAAAATCAGGGAACTTTTAG
- the larB gene encoding nickel pincer cofactor biosynthesis protein LarB, translating to MDKEKIRELLENVKAGKIGIDEALRALKSFPYKDLGYAKIDTHRDLRRGFPEVILCRGKTIEHIEKIVESLSPETDFIMATKADKAAYEAIRKVQKDAVYYETAHIVLIGKARKKKSTKTILVITAGTSDIPIAEEAVVTAEIMGNAVDRVYDIGVAGVHRLFDNSEKLFDANVIVVVAGMEGALASIIGGMVDSPVIAVPTSVGYGSSFDGLAALLSMLNCCAPGVVTVNIDNGFGAGYFASFINHMGEK from the coding sequence ATGGACAAAGAAAAAATCAGGGAACTTTTAGAAAACGTGAAGGCCGGGAAGATCGGGATCGACGAAGCGTTGAGAGCTTTGAAATCGTTTCCCTATAAGGATTTAGGGTATGCCAAAATCGATACGCACAGGGACTTGAGGAGAGGCTTCCCGGAGGTGATATTGTGCAGAGGAAAAACTATCGAACATATTGAGAAAATCGTGGAAAGCCTCTCACCGGAAACCGACTTCATCATGGCAACCAAAGCCGACAAGGCGGCCTATGAAGCCATCAGGAAGGTGCAAAAGGACGCTGTCTATTACGAAACAGCCCATATCGTCCTGATCGGTAAAGCAAGGAAGAAAAAATCCACAAAAACGATCCTCGTGATCACCGCGGGGACATCCGACATCCCAATTGCTGAGGAGGCAGTAGTCACCGCGGAAATCATGGGGAATGCCGTCGACAGGGTCTACGACATCGGTGTTGCCGGGGTGCACAGGCTTTTCGACAACAGTGAAAAGCTGTTCGACGCCAACGTCATTGTGGTGGTGGCCGGCATGGAAGGAGCATTGGCAAGCATCATCGGAGGAATGGTTGATTCTCCGGTGATTGCGGTCCCGACCAGTGTGGGTTACGGTTCCAGTTTCGATGGCCTGGCCGCACTGCTCTCCATGCTGAATTGCTGTGCGCCGGGCGTGGTGACCGTGAACATTGACAACGGATTTGGGGCCGGATACTTCGCCAGCTTCATAAACCATATGGGTGAGAAATAA